The following proteins come from a genomic window of Sesamum indicum cultivar Zhongzhi No. 13 linkage group LG10, S_indicum_v1.0, whole genome shotgun sequence:
- the LOC105172742 gene encoding cadmium-induced protein AS8-like isoform X2, which translates to MIIKSLFRRYERWNPVHPTYGTFWGIGAGIGCGIGWGPGFGPEVIGYVGAGCGAGFHVGITLLGVGIGLPANYLPTLSHSAFMVTRRGAIDDAQAGSVLESRSSAGNCWGDTGSHISDMKQREFVSFPGFKLDGLTQIRDFPDVKNMMVSHAKHISGCLESVSRRFFP; encoded by the exons ATGATTATAAAGAGTCTTTTCAGGAGATATGAGAGGTGGAATCCAGTTCATCCAACATATGGAACCTTTTGGGGCATCGGAGCAGGGATTGGTTGCGGCATAGGATGGGGCCCCGGCTTTGGCCCTGAGGTAATTGGCTATGTTGGAGCCGGCTGTGGTGCTGGATTTCATGTTGGGATCACTTTGCTTGGTGTCGGCATTGGCCTTCCAGCCAATTACCTTCCTACACTAAGTCATAGTG CTTTTATGGTCACAAGAAGAGGTGCAATAGATGATGCACAAGCTGGAAGTGTACTTGAAAGCAGAAGTAGTGCAGGAAACTGCTGGGGTGACACTGGATCTCACATATCTGATATGAAACAAAGAGAGTTTGTATCATTTCCGGGCTTCAAGCTTGATGGTCTAACACAGATAAGAGATTTTCCTGACGTCAAAAACATGATGGTTTCCCATGCTAAACATATTTCCGGTTGTTTAGAAAGTGTCAGTCGTCGCTTCTTCCCTTAG
- the LOC105172741 gene encoding growth-regulating factor 4-like isoform X2, with product MSGTASTSVAVGLGIGGGGEMGYGGYRAPFTAVQWQELEHQAMIYKYLVAGLPVPPDLVMPIRRSFEALSARFFHHPSLGYCSYYGKKFDPEPGRCRRTDGKKWRCSKDAHPDSKYCERHMHRGRNRSRKPVESQSNSQPMSTAMSHISSGCGSNSGSFQVSGSGSFQNMPLYSVVNSEGSSFGSNVTKLQMEPISYGIDNKEFRYVHGLTPDADDHSFSPEVSGSVGSLGLGSCAGTGSWRLMPSQVPSSSLLKQKSDSLLLGPSSTQQNMPHAFEPITTTASKQRQQHCFLGNEIGSPGAVKQEQHPVHPFFSEWPTTKESWSTLDDDDGSNKNVFSSTQLSISIPRASSDFSSRAAYSQNDA from the exons GCTGGAGCACCAAGCGATGATATACAAATACCTGGTGGCTGGCTTGCCAGTGCCACCAGACCTGGTTATGCCAATTCGTCGCAGCTTTGAGGCTCTTTCTGCCCGTTTCTTCCACCATCCTTCTT TGGGCTATTGTTCCTATTATGGGAAGAAATTTGATCCTGAGCCTGGGAGATGCCGGAGGACAGATGGAAAGAAGTGGAGGTGCTCTAAAGACGCACATCCAGACTCCAAATATTGCGAGCGGCACATGCACCGTGGTCGCAACCGTTCAAGAAAGCCTGTGGAATCCCAATCTAATTCGCAGCCCATGTCAACTGCGATGTCCCACATATCTAGTGGGTGCGGTAGTAACAGTGGAAGCTTCCAAGTCAGTGGCAGTGGAAGCTTTCAGAACATGCCGTTGTATTCTGTTGTTAATTCAGAAGGATCATCTTTTGGAAGCAATGTGACAAAGCTGCAGATGGAACCTATTTCCTATGGAATTGATAACAAGGAATTCAG GTATGTTCATGGACTAACTCCTGATGCTGATGACCACAGTTTCTCTCCGGAGGTTTCTGGAAGTGTGGGAAGTCTGGGTCTAGGCTCTTGTGCAGGAACCGGCTCATGGCGACTCATGCCGTCTCAAGTCCCATCAAGTTCCCTGTTAAAGCAGAAATCTGATTCCCTTTTGCTGGGCCCTTCTTCTACTCAACAAAATATGCCTCATGCTTTTGAGCCAATCACTACTACTGCCTCGAAACAGCGGCAGCAGCACTGCTTTTTGGGGAATGAGATTGGTTCGCCGGGTGCCGTAAAGCAGGAGCAACATCCGGTGCATCCATTCTTTAGCGAGTGGCCCACAACTAAAGAATCATGGTCCACCCTGGATGACGATGATGGGTCCAACAAAAATGTTTTCTCCTCGACCCAGCTCTCCATTTCAATTCCGAGGGCATCGTCTGACTTTTCTTCAAGAGCTGCTTACTCCCAAAACG ATGCTTGA
- the LOC105172742 gene encoding cadmium-induced protein AS8-like isoform X1, which translates to MIIKSLFRRYERWNPVHPTYGTFWGIGAGIGCGIGWGPGFGPEVIGYVGAGCGAGFHVGITLLGVGIGLPANYLPTLSHSDVLAFMVTRRGAIDDAQAGSVLESRSSAGNCWGDTGSHISDMKQREFVSFPGFKLDGLTQIRDFPDVKNMMVSHAKHISGCLESVSRRFFP; encoded by the exons ATGATTATAAAGAGTCTTTTCAGGAGATATGAGAGGTGGAATCCAGTTCATCCAACATATGGAACCTTTTGGGGCATCGGAGCAGGGATTGGTTGCGGCATAGGATGGGGCCCCGGCTTTGGCCCTGAGGTAATTGGCTATGTTGGAGCCGGCTGTGGTGCTGGATTTCATGTTGGGATCACTTTGCTTGGTGTCGGCATTGGCCTTCCAGCCAATTACCTTCCTACACTAAGTCATAGTG ATGTTTTAGCTTTTATGGTCACAAGAAGAGGTGCAATAGATGATGCACAAGCTGGAAGTGTACTTGAAAGCAGAAGTAGTGCAGGAAACTGCTGGGGTGACACTGGATCTCACATATCTGATATGAAACAAAGAGAGTTTGTATCATTTCCGGGCTTCAAGCTTGATGGTCTAACACAGATAAGAGATTTTCCTGACGTCAAAAACATGATGGTTTCCCATGCTAAACATATTTCCGGTTGTTTAGAAAGTGTCAGTCGTCGCTTCTTCCCTTAG
- the LOC105172741 gene encoding growth-regulating factor 4-like isoform X3 — translation MSGTASTSVAVGLGIGGGGEMGYGGYRAPFTAVQWQELEHQAMIYKYLVAGLPVPPDLVMPIRRSFEALSARFFHHPSLGYCSYYGKKFDPEPGRCRRTDGKKWRCSKDAHPDSKYCERHMHRGRNRSRKPVESQSNSQPMSTAMSHISSGCGSNSGSFQVSGSGSFQNMPLYSVVNSEGSSFGSNVTKLQMEPISYGIDNKEFSFSPEVSGSVGSLGLGSCAGTGSWRLMPSQVPSSSLLKQKSDSLLLGPSSTQQNMPHAFEPITTTASKQRQQHCFLGNEIGSPGAVKQEQHPVHPFFSEWPTTKESWSTLDDDDGSNKNVFSSTQLSISIPRASSDFSSRAAYSQNGELKGLQL, via the exons GCTGGAGCACCAAGCGATGATATACAAATACCTGGTGGCTGGCTTGCCAGTGCCACCAGACCTGGTTATGCCAATTCGTCGCAGCTTTGAGGCTCTTTCTGCCCGTTTCTTCCACCATCCTTCTT TGGGCTATTGTTCCTATTATGGGAAGAAATTTGATCCTGAGCCTGGGAGATGCCGGAGGACAGATGGAAAGAAGTGGAGGTGCTCTAAAGACGCACATCCAGACTCCAAATATTGCGAGCGGCACATGCACCGTGGTCGCAACCGTTCAAGAAAGCCTGTGGAATCCCAATCTAATTCGCAGCCCATGTCAACTGCGATGTCCCACATATCTAGTGGGTGCGGTAGTAACAGTGGAAGCTTCCAAGTCAGTGGCAGTGGAAGCTTTCAGAACATGCCGTTGTATTCTGTTGTTAATTCAGAAGGATCATCTTTTGGAAGCAATGTGACAAAGCTGCAGATGGAACCTATTTCCTATGGAATTGATAACAAGGAATTCAG TTTCTCTCCGGAGGTTTCTGGAAGTGTGGGAAGTCTGGGTCTAGGCTCTTGTGCAGGAACCGGCTCATGGCGACTCATGCCGTCTCAAGTCCCATCAAGTTCCCTGTTAAAGCAGAAATCTGATTCCCTTTTGCTGGGCCCTTCTTCTACTCAACAAAATATGCCTCATGCTTTTGAGCCAATCACTACTACTGCCTCGAAACAGCGGCAGCAGCACTGCTTTTTGGGGAATGAGATTGGTTCGCCGGGTGCCGTAAAGCAGGAGCAACATCCGGTGCATCCATTCTTTAGCGAGTGGCCCACAACTAAAGAATCATGGTCCACCCTGGATGACGATGATGGGTCCAACAAAAATGTTTTCTCCTCGACCCAGCTCTCCATTTCAATTCCGAGGGCATCGTCTGACTTTTCTTCAAGAGCTGCTTACTCCCAAAACGGTGAGTTGAAGGGGCTACAACTGTAG
- the LOC105172744 gene encoding uncharacterized protein LOC105172744, producing the protein MRKRSTRKSAAAALLASPPPPPSATAADTRSPTLSPAESPAVQFDFNLNGFTDIATSLKKKSNRHGSAAASGSKRMLPAGFSPLPQLSRKSVNTISDLKDLASSNLDSIKRQLEMSHAELLKDNEASKCRLQKRFKLQTQECQKLMEEAEKNYKEMSDRINEGREAMKASYAEFIAEAQATASRFCKTSLSELAKTSEKAIDSLRSRYGISSTAA; encoded by the exons ATGAGGAAGAGATCAACCAGGAAATCAGCAGCAGCTGCTCTTCTAGCATCACCCCCACCACCGCCTTCGGCCACGGCGGCGGATACTAGGAGCCCCACTCTATCACCGGCGGAATCTCCCGCAGTACAATTTGACTTCAATCTCAATGGATTCACCGATATCGCCACGTcactgaagaagaagagcaaTAGACACGGCAGTGCAGCTGCATCTGGCTCCAAGCGGATGCTACCTGCTGGATTTTCTCCATTGCCGCAGCTATCGCGGAAAAGTGTAAACACGATTTCTGATCTGAAGGATCTGGCGTCGTCTAATCTGGACTCCATCAAGCGCCAGCTGGAAATGTCGCATGCGGAGCTTTTGAAGGATAATGAGGCATCGAAGTGTCGTCTTCAGAAACGCTTCAAG CTCCAGACTCAAGAATGTCAGAAGCTAATGGAAGAAGCAGAGAAAAACTATAAGGAGATGTCTGATCGAATCAATGAAGGTCGAGAAGCAATGAAG GCTTCATATGCAGAGTTTATAGCAGAAGCACAGGCAACTGCTTCTCGTT TTTGCAAAACATCTCTCTCCGAGCTTGCAAAAACTTCTGAGAAAGCTATTGATTCACTTCGGAGCCGTTATGGGATCTCATCAACCGCAGCTTGA
- the LOC105172741 gene encoding growth-regulating factor 4-like isoform X1 gives MSGTASTSVAVGLGIGGGGEMGYGGYRAPFTAVQWQELEHQAMIYKYLVAGLPVPPDLVMPIRRSFEALSARFFHHPSLGYCSYYGKKFDPEPGRCRRTDGKKWRCSKDAHPDSKYCERHMHRGRNRSRKPVESQSNSQPMSTAMSHISSGCGSNSGSFQVSGSGSFQNMPLYSVVNSEGSSFGSNVTKLQMEPISYGIDNKEFRYVHGLTPDADDHSFSPEVSGSVGSLGLGSCAGTGSWRLMPSQVPSSSLLKQKSDSLLLGPSSTQQNMPHAFEPITTTASKQRQQHCFLGNEIGSPGAVKQEQHPVHPFFSEWPTTKESWSTLDDDDGSNKNVFSSTQLSISIPRASSDFSSRAAYSQNGELKGLQL, from the exons GCTGGAGCACCAAGCGATGATATACAAATACCTGGTGGCTGGCTTGCCAGTGCCACCAGACCTGGTTATGCCAATTCGTCGCAGCTTTGAGGCTCTTTCTGCCCGTTTCTTCCACCATCCTTCTT TGGGCTATTGTTCCTATTATGGGAAGAAATTTGATCCTGAGCCTGGGAGATGCCGGAGGACAGATGGAAAGAAGTGGAGGTGCTCTAAAGACGCACATCCAGACTCCAAATATTGCGAGCGGCACATGCACCGTGGTCGCAACCGTTCAAGAAAGCCTGTGGAATCCCAATCTAATTCGCAGCCCATGTCAACTGCGATGTCCCACATATCTAGTGGGTGCGGTAGTAACAGTGGAAGCTTCCAAGTCAGTGGCAGTGGAAGCTTTCAGAACATGCCGTTGTATTCTGTTGTTAATTCAGAAGGATCATCTTTTGGAAGCAATGTGACAAAGCTGCAGATGGAACCTATTTCCTATGGAATTGATAACAAGGAATTCAG GTATGTTCATGGACTAACTCCTGATGCTGATGACCACAGTTTCTCTCCGGAGGTTTCTGGAAGTGTGGGAAGTCTGGGTCTAGGCTCTTGTGCAGGAACCGGCTCATGGCGACTCATGCCGTCTCAAGTCCCATCAAGTTCCCTGTTAAAGCAGAAATCTGATTCCCTTTTGCTGGGCCCTTCTTCTACTCAACAAAATATGCCTCATGCTTTTGAGCCAATCACTACTACTGCCTCGAAACAGCGGCAGCAGCACTGCTTTTTGGGGAATGAGATTGGTTCGCCGGGTGCCGTAAAGCAGGAGCAACATCCGGTGCATCCATTCTTTAGCGAGTGGCCCACAACTAAAGAATCATGGTCCACCCTGGATGACGATGATGGGTCCAACAAAAATGTTTTCTCCTCGACCCAGCTCTCCATTTCAATTCCGAGGGCATCGTCTGACTTTTCTTCAAGAGCTGCTTACTCCCAAAACGGTGAGTTGAAGGGGCTACAACTGTAG